One genomic window of Cricetulus griseus strain 17A/GY chromosome 3, alternate assembly CriGri-PICRH-1.0, whole genome shotgun sequence includes the following:
- the Nhlrc1 gene encoding E3 ubiquitin-protein ligase NHLRC1 isoform X2 — protein sequence MGEEAAGVRPELVREAEVSLLECKVCFERFGHRQQRRPRNLPCGHVVCLACVAALAHPRSLALECPFCRRACRACDTSDCLPVLHLLELLGSTLHASQAALSAAACAPGVLTCQHAFGGWGTLVNPTGLALCPKTGRVVVVHDGKRRVKIFDSGGGGAHQFGEKGDAAHDVKYPLDVAVTNDCHVVVTDAGDRSLKVFDFFGQIKLVVGKQFSLPWGVEITPQNLALVTDAEAGTLHLLEVDFPEGVLRRIERLQAQLCNPRGVAVSWLTGAIAILEHPWPLGTAGDNTRVKVFNSTMQLIGQVDSFGLNLLFPSKITISAVAFDHQGNVIVADTSGPAIICLGKPEEFPALKPMVTHGLSRPVALVFTKENSLLVLDTASHTIKIFKVMEGNGG from the coding sequence ATGGGGGAGGAAGCGGCGGGGGTGCGGCCCGAGCTGGTGCGCGAGGCGGAGGTCAGCCTGCTGGAGTGCAAGGTGTGCTTCGAGAGGTTCGGCCACCGGCAGCAGCGGCGCCCGCGCAACCTGCCCTGTGGCCACGTGGTCTGCTTGGCCTGCGTGGCCGCCCTCGCGCACCCGCGATCGCTGGCCCTCGAATGTCCCTTCTGCCGGCGGGCCTGCCGAGCCTGTGACACCAGCGACTGCCTGCCGGTGTTGCACCTTCTGGAGCTCCTGGGCTCCACTCTTCACGCGTCCCAGGCTGCCCTCAGCGCTGCCGCCTGCGCGCCCGGGGTGCTCACCTGTCAGCACGCCTTCGGCGGGTGGGGGACCCTGGTGAACCCCACGGGGCTTGCACTGTGCCCCAAGACCGGACGGGTGGTGGTCGTGCACGACGGTAAGAGGCGGGTCAAGATCTTTGACTCCGGAGGAGGAGGTGCACACCAGTTTGGAGAGAAGGGAGACGCAGCGCATGACGTGAAGTACCCACTGGATGTCGCCGTCACCAACGACTGCCACGTGGTTGTCACCGACGCTGGCGACCGCTCCCTCAAAGTGTTTGATTTCTTCGGCCAAATCAAGCTGGTTGTGGGAAAACAGTTTTCCCTGCCTTGGGGTGTGGAGATCACCCCTCAGAATCTGGCCCTGGTGACCGACGCAGAGGCAGGGACCTTGCACCTGCTGGAAGTAGATTTCCCCGAAGGGGTCCTTCGGAGGATCGAGAGGTTGCAAGCTCAGCTTTGCAATCCCCGTGGGGTGGCTGTGTCTTGGCTCACCGGGGCCATCGCGATCCTAGAACACCCCTGGCCCTTGGGGACAGCAGGTGACAACACAAGGGTGAAGGTGTTCAACTCCACCATGCAGCTGATTGGCCAGGTGGATAGCTTCGGGCTGAACCTCCTCTTTCCTTCTAAAATAACTATCTCAGCTGTAGCCTTCGATCACCAGGGAAATGTGATTGTAGCAGACACCTCTGGGCCAGCCATCATTTGCTTGGGGAAACCCGAGGAGTTTCCAGCCCTGAAGCCCATGGTCACTCATGGTCTTTCTCGTCCTGTGGCCCTGGTCTTCACCAAGGAGAATTCTCTTCTTGTGCTGGACACTGCATCCCACACtataaaaatctttaaagtgATGGAGGGTAACGGAGGGTGA